The following are encoded together in the Citrobacter arsenatis genome:
- the pqiC gene encoding membrane integrity-associated transporter subunit PqiC, translating to MKKWLVVMMAVWLTSCSSSGENKSYYQLPIAQGGVQSTANQGNRLLWVEQVAVPDYLAGNGVVYQTSDVQYVIANNNLWASPLDQQLRNTLVTNLSMQLPGWVVASQPLGSTQDTLNVTVTGFHGRYDGKVIVSGEWLLNHQGQLIKRPFHIEAVQTKDGYDEMVKVLANAWSQEATAIAQELKRIP from the coding sequence ATGAAAAAGTGGCTAGTGGTGATGATGGCGGTCTGGCTGACGTCATGCAGCTCCAGCGGAGAAAATAAAAGCTATTACCAGCTCCCTATCGCGCAAGGGGGCGTTCAGAGCACCGCCAACCAGGGTAATCGTCTGCTGTGGGTCGAGCAGGTTGCTGTGCCTGACTATCTGGCGGGTAATGGGGTGGTTTACCAGACCAGCGATGTTCAATATGTGATAGCTAATAACAATCTCTGGGCCAGCCCTTTAGATCAGCAATTACGCAATACTCTGGTGACGAACCTTAGTATGCAGTTGCCTGGATGGGTCGTCGCTTCGCAGCCGCTGGGAAGCACCCAGGATACACTGAACGTCACGGTGACCGGTTTCCATGGCCGATACGATGGCAAGGTTATTGTGAGCGGTGAATGGTTGCTGAATCATCAGGGGCAACTGATCAAACGTCCATTCCACATCGAAGCTGTACAGACTAAAGACGGCTACGATGAGATGGTGAAGGTTCTCGCCAACGCCTGGAGTCAGGAAGCGACGGCCATTGCTCAAGAGCTGAAACGCATCCCTTAA
- the rmf gene encoding ribosome modulation factor, whose product MKRQKRDRLERAHQRGYQAGIAGRSKEMCPYQTLNQRSYWLGGWREAMGDRVLMA is encoded by the coding sequence ATGAAGAGACAAAAACGAGATCGCCTGGAACGGGCACATCAACGTGGTTATCAGGCCGGCATTGCCGGACGCTCAAAAGAAATGTGTCCCTATCAGACGCTGAATCAAAGGTCATACTGGCTGGGAGGCTGGCGAGAAGCCATGGGGGATAGGGTGTTAATGGCCTGA
- the fabA gene encoding bifunctional 3-hydroxydecanoyl-ACP dehydratase/trans-2-decenoyl-ACP isomerase: protein MVDKRESYTKEDLLASGRGELFGAKGPQLPAPSMLMMDRVIKMTETGGNFDKGYVEAELDINPDLWFFGCHFIGDPVMPGCLGLDAMWQLVGFYLGWLGGEGKGRALGVGEVKFTGQVLPTAKKVTYRIHFKRIVNRRLIMGLADGEVLVDGRLIYTANDLKVGLFQDTSAF, encoded by the coding sequence ATGGTAGATAAACGCGAATCCTATACAAAAGAAGACCTTCTTGCCTCTGGTCGCGGTGAGCTGTTTGGCGCAAAAGGGCCACAACTGCCTGCACCGAGCATGCTGATGATGGACCGTGTCATCAAGATGACAGAAACCGGCGGTAACTTTGACAAAGGTTATGTTGAAGCTGAACTGGATATCAACCCGGACCTGTGGTTCTTCGGATGCCACTTTATCGGCGATCCGGTGATGCCGGGCTGCCTGGGTCTGGATGCGATGTGGCAGTTGGTTGGATTCTATCTCGGCTGGCTGGGCGGCGAAGGTAAAGGCCGTGCGCTGGGCGTAGGCGAAGTTAAATTCACCGGCCAGGTTCTGCCGACGGCGAAGAAAGTGACATACCGCATTCACTTCAAACGCATCGTTAACCGTCGCCTGATCATGGGCCTGGCTGATGGTGAAGTGTTGGTTGATGGTCGTCTGATCTATACCGCAAACGATCTGAAAGTAGGCCTGTTCCAGGACACTTCTGCGTTCTAA
- the sulA gene encoding SOS-induced cell division inhibitor SulA, protein MYTSGYANRSSSFSSTSSSIARVSPENAATGLISEVVYREDQPMMTQLLLLPLLQQLGQQSRWQLWLTPQQKLSREWVQSAGLPLTKVMQISQLSPCNTLESMVRALRTGNYSVVIGWLTEELTEDEHAELVKAADEGNAMGFIMRPVRAQTLAGRQHSGLKIHSNLYH, encoded by the coding sequence ATGTACACTTCAGGCTATGCAAATCGTTCTTCGTCGTTCTCTTCTACATCAAGCAGCATTGCGCGCGTTTCGCCAGAGAACGCTGCCACTGGGCTTATCAGTGAAGTGGTCTATCGCGAGGACCAGCCCATGATGACGCAGCTCCTGCTGCTTCCCTTGCTGCAACAGTTAGGGCAGCAATCACGCTGGCAGCTGTGGCTGACGCCTCAACAAAAATTAAGTCGGGAGTGGGTACAATCGGCTGGGCTTCCGTTGACCAAAGTCATGCAAATCAGCCAGCTCTCCCCCTGCAATACGCTGGAATCGATGGTTCGAGCGCTGCGCACGGGTAACTACAGCGTCGTCATCGGTTGGCTGACGGAAGAATTAACCGAAGACGAACATGCCGAACTGGTAAAAGCAGCAGATGAAGGAAATGCGATGGGGTTTATCATGCGTCCTGTTCGCGCACAGACACTTGCGGGGAGACAGCATTCCGGGCTAAAAATTCACTCGAATTTGTATCATTGA
- the matP gene encoding macrodomain Ter protein MatP: MKYQQLENLESGWKWKYLVKKHREGELITRYVEASAAEEAVDLLLTLENEPVRVNTWIEEHMNSALLNRMKQTIRARRKRHFNAEHQHTRKKSIDLEFMVWQRLAGLAQRRGKTLSETIVQLIEDAEHKEKYANKMSTLKQDLQALLGKE; the protein is encoded by the coding sequence ATGAAATATCAACAACTTGAAAACCTTGAAAGCGGCTGGAAATGGAAGTATCTGGTGAAGAAGCATCGTGAGGGGGAATTAATCACCCGTTACGTAGAGGCCAGCGCTGCCGAAGAAGCCGTTGATTTGTTGCTAACCCTCGAAAATGAACCGGTTCGGGTCAATACCTGGATTGAAGAACACATGAACTCTGCGCTGCTAAATCGTATGAAACAAACCATACGGGCGCGGCGTAAGCGGCACTTTAACGCTGAACATCAGCATACGCGAAAGAAATCAATCGATCTGGAATTTATGGTCTGGCAGCGCTTAGCAGGACTTGCGCAGCGGCGTGGGAAAACGCTTTCTGAAACCATTGTGCAGTTGATTGAAGATGCAGAGCATAAAGAGAAGTACGCGAACAAAATGTCGACATTGAAGCAGGATTTACAGGCGTTGCTGGGGAAAGAGTAG
- a CDS encoding TfoX/Sxy family DNA transformation protein yields the protein MKELSYARIYKSQEYLASLGTIHYRSLFGGYSLTVGDTVFAMVASGELYLRACEQSAQYCVKNPPVWLTFIKRGRPVVLNYYQVNDALWQNQQQLVSLSRYSLDAAVKEKQSRFSQHRLRELPNMTFHLESLLNEAGIKDEGTFRSLGAQMCWLKLRQNNPALTVKILYALEGAVGGVHEATLPAARRQELVEWVSSLTPEPGY from the coding sequence ATGAAAGAGCTTTCTTATGCAAGGATCTATAAATCGCAGGAATATCTGGCTTCTCTGGGGACAATTCACTATCGCTCGCTGTTTGGCGGATATAGTCTGACGGTTGGCGATACGGTCTTTGCCATGGTCGCCAGCGGGGAGTTATATCTTCGCGCCTGTGAGCAGAGCGCCCAGTACTGTGTAAAAAATCCCCCTGTCTGGCTGACCTTTATTAAGCGCGGCCGTCCGGTTGTACTCAATTATTACCAGGTGAACGATGCTTTGTGGCAAAACCAGCAGCAGTTGGTGTCGTTATCGCGGTATTCACTGGATGCAGCCGTTAAGGAAAAACAGAGCCGCTTTTCACAACATCGTCTTCGGGAATTACCCAACATGACGTTTCATCTGGAGAGTCTGTTAAATGAAGCAGGAATTAAAGATGAAGGGACATTTCGATCGTTGGGGGCTCAGATGTGTTGGCTGAAGCTTCGACAAAATAACCCGGCGTTGACGGTAAAAATACTCTATGCCCTCGAAGGGGCAGTCGGCGGGGTGCATGAAGCCACGCTCCCGGCGGCGCGTCGCCAGGAGCTGGTAGAGTGGGTGAGTTCCCTTACGCCGGAACCGGGGTATTAG
- the helD gene encoding DNA helicase IV: MELKATSLGKRLAQHPYDRAVILNAGIKVSGDRHEYLIPFNQLLAIHCKRGLVWGELEFVLPDDKVVRLHGTEWAETQRFHHHLNSLWQQWSQEMSDVAAGVLQQQLEAIAARTSENKWLTREQTSGLQQQIRRAFAALPLPLNRLEEFDNCREALRQCQAWLKDIEACRLQHNQAYTDAMLEEHAEFFQHIESSPLNPAQARAVVNGEQSLLVLAGAGSGKTSVLVARAGWLLARGEAAAEQILLLAFGRKAAQEMDDRIRERLHTEEITARTFHSLALHIISQGSKKVPTVSKLENDAAARSKLFIATWRQQCSEKKAQAKGWRQWLEEEMQWSVPEGNFWDDEKLQRRLASRLDRWVSLMRMHGGAQAEMIANAPEEIRDLFSKRIKLMSPLLKAWKGALKDENAVDFSGLIHQAIVILEKGRFISPWKHILVDEFQDISPQRAALLAALRQQNSQTTLFAVGDDWQAIYRFSGAQLSLTTAFQQNFGEGDRCHLDTTYRFNSRIGEVANQFIQQNPHQLTKPLNSLMIGDKKAVTLLDESQLDLLLDKLSGFVKADERILVLARYHHLKPASLEKAATRWPKLQLEFMTIHASKGQQADYVIVVGLHKGNDGFPAPARESIMEEALLPAVEDFPDAEERRLLYVALTRARHRVWLLFNKETPSCFVDDLKQLDVPVARKP, encoded by the coding sequence ATGGAACTGAAAGCAACTTCTCTTGGAAAACGTCTGGCACAACACCCTTACGATCGGGCCGTTATTCTTAATGCCGGGATTAAAGTTTCCGGCGATCGTCACGAGTATCTTATTCCGTTCAATCAGTTACTGGCTATTCATTGTAAACGCGGGCTGGTTTGGGGCGAGCTGGAGTTTGTGCTCCCGGATGATAAGGTGGTGCGGCTTCACGGCACGGAGTGGGCGGAAACCCAGCGCTTCCATCATCATTTGAATTCGCTCTGGCAGCAGTGGAGTCAGGAAATGAGCGACGTTGCTGCGGGAGTTTTACAACAGCAACTCGAGGCGATTGCGGCGCGCACCAGTGAAAATAAATGGCTGACGCGCGAGCAGACGTCAGGGCTGCAACAGCAGATTCGCCGTGCTTTTGCCGCATTGCCGCTCCCGCTCAATCGGCTGGAAGAATTTGACAATTGCCGTGAAGCGTTACGCCAATGCCAGGCATGGTTGAAGGACATTGAAGCTTGTCGCTTACAGCACAACCAGGCGTACACCGATGCCATGCTGGAAGAGCATGCCGAGTTTTTCCAACACATTGAATCCTCACCGCTGAATCCGGCCCAGGCGCGGGCGGTGGTGAATGGTGAACAATCATTATTGGTTCTTGCGGGGGCCGGAAGCGGCAAAACATCCGTCCTGGTCGCCCGTGCGGGCTGGCTACTTGCGCGAGGGGAAGCGGCAGCTGAACAAATCCTGCTGCTGGCGTTTGGTCGTAAAGCAGCCCAGGAGATGGACGATCGTATCCGTGAACGTTTGCATACGGAAGAGATAACCGCACGTACGTTTCATTCACTGGCGTTACACATCATCTCGCAGGGGAGCAAAAAAGTCCCGACGGTGAGCAAGCTGGAAAATGATGCCGCCGCCCGTAGCAAACTTTTTATAGCGACCTGGCGCCAGCAGTGCAGCGAGAAGAAGGCACAGGCCAAAGGCTGGCGACAATGGTTAGAAGAAGAGATGCAGTGGTCTGTACCTGAAGGTAACTTCTGGGATGACGAAAAATTACAGCGGCGGCTGGCCTCCCGGCTGGATCGTTGGGTGAGTCTGATGCGGATGCATGGCGGAGCGCAGGCGGAGATGATCGCCAATGCTCCGGAGGAGATCCGCGATCTGTTCAGTAAACGCATCAAGCTGATGTCACCACTGCTCAAGGCCTGGAAGGGTGCTCTGAAAGATGAGAATGCCGTCGATTTTTCCGGGTTGATCCATCAGGCTATTGTCATACTGGAAAAAGGCCGGTTTATCAGTCCGTGGAAGCACATTCTGGTCGATGAATTTCAGGATATTTCTCCTCAGCGTGCCGCATTGTTAGCCGCACTGCGTCAACAAAACTCTCAGACTACGCTGTTTGCCGTGGGCGATGACTGGCAGGCAATTTATCGGTTCAGCGGGGCGCAGCTTTCGTTGACTACCGCATTCCAGCAAAACTTCGGGGAGGGCGACCGTTGTCATCTTGATACGACTTACCGTTTTAATAGCCGTATTGGCGAAGTCGCAAACCAGTTTATTCAGCAAAACCCTCACCAGCTTACGAAACCGCTCAACAGTCTGATGATTGGCGATAAAAAAGCCGTCACGTTGCTTGACGAAAGCCAGTTGGATCTGCTGCTGGATAAGCTGTCTGGGTTTGTGAAAGCAGACGAGAGAATTCTGGTGCTGGCGCGATACCATCATCTGAAACCGGCCAGTCTGGAGAAAGCCGCTACCCGTTGGCCCAAGCTACAGCTGGAGTTCATGACTATCCATGCCAGTAAAGGACAGCAGGCGGATTACGTTATTGTTGTGGGGCTTCATAAGGGGAATGACGGTTTTCCAGCCCCGGCCCGCGAGTCGATTATGGAAGAGGCGTTGCTCCCGGCGGTGGAAGATTTTCCGGATGCCGAAGAGAGACGCTTGCTGTATGTGGCGCTAACGCGTGCGCGGCATCGGGTATGGTTGCTATTTAATAAAGAAACACCCTCGTGCTTTGTTGATGATCTCAAGCAACTGGATGTTCCGGTTGCCCGAAAACCCTGA
- a CDS encoding YccF domain-containing protein, with the protein MRTVLNILNFVLGGFATTLAWLLATLVSIVLIFTLPLTRSCWEITRLSLFPYGNEAIHVDELNPAGKNVLLNTGGTVLNIFWLIFFGWWLCLMHIVSGIAQCITIIGIPVGIANFKIAAIALWPVGRRVVSVEVARAAREANARRRFE; encoded by the coding sequence ATGCGTACTGTTCTGAATATTTTAAATTTTGTGCTCGGGGGATTCGCCACCACCTTAGCCTGGCTGCTGGCTACGCTGGTCAGTATTGTGCTTATTTTTACTCTCCCCCTGACCCGCTCATGCTGGGAGATAACCCGGCTCTCGCTGTTTCCTTATGGTAACGAAGCAATTCATGTTGATGAGCTTAATCCGGCAGGTAAAAACGTCCTGTTGAATACTGGTGGCACCGTGCTCAATATTTTCTGGCTGATTTTCTTCGGCTGGTGGTTGTGCCTGATGCACATTGTCTCCGGCATTGCCCAGTGCATTACGATTATTGGTATCCCGGTTGGCATTGCGAATTTCAAAATCGCAGCCATTGCCCTGTGGCCGGTTGGTCGCCGGGTAGTATCAGTAGAAGTTGCTCGCGCAGCGCGTGAAGCCAATGCGCGTCGTCGCTTCGAATAA
- the yccS gene encoding YccS family putative transporter, whose product MLSPLLKRYTWNSTWLYYVRIFIALCGTTALPWWLGDVKLTIPLTLGMVAAALTDLDDRLAGRLRNLIITLVCFFIASASVELLFPWPWLFAIGLTLSTSGFILLGGLGQRYATIAFGALLIAIYTMLGTSLYDQWYQQPILLLAGAIWYNLLTLTGHLLFPIRPLQDNLARSYEQLAHYLELKSRLFDPDIEDESQAPLYDLALANGQLMATLNQTKVSLLTRLRGDRGQRGTRRTLHYYFVAQDIHERASSSHIQYQTLREHFRHSDVMFRFQRLMSMQGQACAQLSRCILLRTPYQHDPHFERVFTHIDAALERMRASGEPADLLNTLGFLLSNLRAIDAQLATIESEQAQVLSRNESENQLADDSPHGFSDIWLRLSRNFTPESALFRHAVRMSLVLCIGYAIIQITGMNHGYWILLTSLFVCQPNYNATRHRLALRIIGTLVGIAIGLPILWFVPSLEGQLILLVITGVLFFAFRNVQYAHATMFITLLVLLCFNLLGEGFEVALPRVIDTLIGCAIAWAAVSFIWPDWRFRNLPRVIEQATDANCRYLDAILEQYHQGRDNRLAYRIARRDAHNRDAELASVVSNMSSEPDVTAQTRETAFRLLCLNHTFTSYISALGAHREQLTNPEVLALLDDAVCYVDDALHHQPADEQRVCQALEGLKLRIQHLEPRPDSKEPLVVQQVGLLIALLPEIRRLQQQIDVLPSNTPVPA is encoded by the coding sequence ATGTTAAGTCCTCTGCTCAAACGCTATACCTGGAACAGCACCTGGCTGTACTACGTGCGGATTTTTATCGCGCTTTGCGGCACAACGGCACTGCCCTGGTGGCTGGGCGACGTCAAGCTGACCATCCCACTCACGCTGGGCATGGTTGCTGCTGCACTTACCGACCTGGACGATCGTCTTGCAGGCCGCCTGCGCAATTTGATTATTACGCTGGTGTGCTTTTTCATTGCCTCAGCCTCGGTCGAGCTGCTCTTCCCATGGCCATGGCTGTTTGCCATTGGGTTAACGCTTTCCACCAGCGGCTTTATACTGCTGGGAGGATTAGGTCAGCGCTATGCCACCATCGCCTTTGGCGCGTTGCTGATTGCCATTTACACCATGCTTGGCACTTCGCTTTACGATCAGTGGTATCAGCAACCGATCCTGCTGCTGGCTGGCGCTATTTGGTATAACCTGTTAACCCTGACCGGACATCTCCTGTTTCCCATCCGCCCCTTGCAGGACAATCTGGCGCGTAGCTACGAACAGTTAGCACACTATCTGGAATTGAAATCTCGTCTTTTTGATCCCGATATAGAAGATGAAAGCCAGGCACCTTTGTATGATTTAGCCCTTGCGAATGGGCAACTGATGGCGACGTTAAATCAGACTAAGGTGTCGTTACTGACTCGCCTGCGCGGTGACCGTGGGCAACGGGGAACACGTCGCACGCTGCATTACTATTTTGTGGCGCAGGATATCCACGAACGCGCAAGCTCCTCGCATATTCAGTATCAAACGCTGCGCGAACACTTCCGCCACAGCGATGTGATGTTCCGCTTTCAGCGCCTGATGTCGATGCAAGGGCAAGCGTGTGCGCAACTGTCTCGTTGTATTTTATTGCGCACGCCGTACCAGCACGATCCGCACTTTGAACGCGTTTTCACCCACATAGATGCAGCACTTGAGCGTATGCGTGCCAGTGGTGAGCCTGCCGACCTGCTCAACACGCTGGGATTTTTGCTGTCAAACCTGCGGGCCATTGATGCCCAGTTGGCTACCATTGAGTCCGAACAGGCTCAGGTACTCTCGCGCAATGAGTCTGAAAATCAGCTTGCCGATGATAGCCCACACGGATTCAGTGATATCTGGTTACGTCTGAGCCGTAACTTTACACCCGAGTCCGCTCTGTTTCGCCATGCTGTCCGCATGTCGCTGGTGCTCTGCATCGGCTATGCCATTATCCAGATAACCGGTATGAACCACGGGTACTGGATCCTGTTGACCAGCCTGTTTGTCTGTCAGCCAAACTACAACGCCACCCGACATCGCCTGGCACTCAGGATTATCGGCACGTTAGTCGGAATCGCTATCGGTTTACCGATCCTGTGGTTTGTGCCTTCTCTCGAAGGGCAACTGATACTTCTGGTGATCACCGGCGTACTGTTTTTTGCCTTTCGCAACGTGCAGTACGCACATGCCACAATGTTTATCACGTTGCTGGTGCTACTGTGCTTTAACCTGCTCGGCGAAGGTTTTGAGGTTGCGCTGCCGCGTGTCATAGATACGCTGATCGGCTGCGCCATCGCCTGGGCCGCCGTCAGCTTTATCTGGCCAGACTGGCGTTTTCGTAATCTGCCACGGGTGATTGAACAGGCGACTGATGCTAACTGCCGTTACCTTGATGCTATTCTCGAACAATATCATCAGGGTCGTGACAATCGTCTGGCGTACCGTATCGCCCGTCGTGACGCACACAATCGTGATGCGGAACTGGCCTCCGTGGTGTCAAACATGTCGAGTGAACCAGACGTCACGGCCCAAACGCGCGAAACGGCGTTCCGCTTGCTGTGTCTTAACCATACGTTTACCAGCTACATTTCCGCACTGGGCGCACATCGCGAGCAGTTGACCAATCCGGAGGTCCTGGCATTGCTGGATGATGCCGTCTGTTATGTTGATGATGCGCTTCACCATCAACCTGCTGACGAGCAGCGCGTATGCCAGGCCCTGGAAGGACTAAAACTGCGGATTCAGCATCTTGAACCACGCCCGGACAGTAAAGAGCCGCTGGTCGTACAGCAAGTTGGACTATTAATTGCCCTGCTCCCGGAGATCCGGCGGCTGCAGCAGCAAATTGATGTCCTTCCGTCTAATACCCCGGTTCCGGCGTAA
- a CDS encoding AAA family ATPase — translation MTITKLAWRDLVPDTDSYQEVFAQPHVTDDTDTLLSDTQPRLQFALEQLLQHWTTSSFMLVKAPEELEFLNLITAAARTLHPDGGNLTGGHYDISGHTIRYRTAEKAEDNFATLTQVVSADWVEAEQLFGCLRQFNGEITLQPGLVHQANGGVLVISMRTLLAQPLLWMRLKAIVSHERFDWVAFDESRPLPVSVPPMPLKLKVVLVGERESLADFQDMEPELAEQAIYSEFEDNLQIVDAETMTQWCQWVTHTAMRNHLPYPAPDAWQVLIREAVRYTGEQDTLPLNPLWIIRQFKEVAPLCEGETCNAEQFSLMLAQREWREGYLAERMQDEILQEQILIETEGERIGQINALSVIEFPGHPRAFGEPSRISCVVHIGDGEFTDIERKAELGGNIHAKGMMIMQAFLMSELQLEQQIPFSASLTFEQSYSEVDGDSASMAELCALISALADVPVNQSIAITGSVDQFGRAQPVGGLNEKIEGFFAICQQRELTGTQGVIIPTANVRHLSLQPALLQAVEEEKFTIWAVDDVTDALPLLLNLVWDGEGQTTLMQTIQERIATATQQEGRHRFPWPLRWLNWIIPN, via the coding sequence TTGACCATTACGAAACTTGCATGGCGTGATCTGGTTCCTGATACCGACAGTTATCAGGAAGTATTTGCACAGCCGCACGTCACTGACGACACCGATACCTTACTTAGTGATACTCAGCCGCGGTTACAATTCGCGCTAGAGCAGCTTCTTCAGCACTGGACGACATCCTCGTTCATGCTGGTAAAAGCGCCGGAAGAGCTTGAGTTCCTCAACCTTATTACAGCAGCTGCACGTACGCTACACCCGGATGGCGGAAACCTGACCGGAGGTCATTATGATATTTCCGGTCACACTATCCGCTATCGTACAGCTGAGAAAGCAGAAGACAATTTTGCGACGTTAACTCAGGTAGTCAGCGCTGACTGGGTTGAAGCCGAACAACTGTTTGGCTGCCTGCGTCAGTTCAACGGCGAAATTACTCTGCAGCCAGGACTTGTACATCAGGCCAACGGTGGTGTGCTGGTTATTTCGATGCGCACGCTGTTGGCTCAACCGCTGTTATGGATGCGCCTGAAAGCCATTGTCAGCCACGAGCGTTTTGACTGGGTGGCTTTTGATGAGTCTCGCCCACTGCCCGTCTCCGTTCCACCTATGCCGCTTAAGCTAAAAGTGGTGTTAGTCGGTGAGCGTGAATCGCTGGCAGACTTTCAGGACATGGAGCCAGAACTGGCTGAGCAGGCTATTTACAGCGAGTTTGAAGATAATCTGCAGATAGTGGATGCCGAAACCATGACGCAGTGGTGTCAGTGGGTGACGCATACCGCTATGCGCAACCATTTGCCCTACCCGGCCCCTGATGCCTGGCAAGTGCTGATCCGTGAAGCCGTGCGCTACACCGGCGAACAGGATACGTTGCCGCTTAACCCGCTGTGGATAATCCGCCAGTTCAAAGAAGTGGCCCCGTTATGCGAGGGCGAAACCTGCAACGCTGAGCAGTTCAGCCTGATGCTGGCCCAGCGCGAATGGCGGGAAGGTTATCTCGCCGAACGCATGCAGGATGAGATCCTGCAGGAACAGATCCTCATTGAGACGGAGGGCGAGCGCATTGGCCAAATCAACGCCCTGTCGGTGATTGAATTTCCTGGACATCCACGCGCGTTTGGTGAGCCTTCACGTATCAGCTGTGTGGTTCATATTGGCGATGGCGAATTTACGGATATTGAGCGTAAAGCCGAGCTCGGCGGAAATATTCACGCGAAGGGTATGATGATTATGCAGGCGTTCCTGATGTCGGAACTCCAGCTTGAGCAGCAAATCCCCTTCTCTGCCTCACTGACCTTTGAGCAATCCTACAGTGAAGTGGATGGCGACAGCGCGTCTATGGCAGAACTGTGCGCATTGATTAGCGCCCTCGCCGACGTGCCTGTTAATCAAAGTATCGCGATTACCGGTTCTGTCGATCAGTTTGGTCGGGCACAACCTGTGGGTGGTCTGAACGAGAAAATTGAAGGTTTTTTCGCCATCTGCCAGCAGCGTGAGCTGACGGGCACACAGGGCGTTATCATTCCTACTGCTAACGTCAGACACCTGAGCCTGCAACCCGCACTGTTACAGGCCGTAGAAGAAGAAAAATTCACTATCTGGGCGGTGGACGACGTGACCGATGCGCTGCCACTGTTATTAAATCTGGTTTGGGATGGTGAAGGCCAGACAACGCTGATGCAAACTATCCAGGAGCGTATTGCTACGGCAACGCAACAGGAAGGTCGTCACCGTTTTCCATGGCCGCTACGTTGGCTGAACTGGATTATTCCGAACTGA
- the ompA gene encoding porin OmpA, with the protein MKKTAIAIAVALAGFATVAQAAPKDNTWYAGAKMGWSQYHDIGNNQINNAGPTHESQLGAGAFGGYQVNPYVGFEMGYDWLGRMPYKGYTDATHNNGAFKAQGVQLTAKLGYPITDDLDVYTRLGGMVWRADAKNNTGFKDHDTGVSPVFAGGVEYAITPEIATRLEYQWTNNIGDANTVGGRPDNGLLSVGVSYRFGQQEEAAPVVVAPAPAPEVQTKHFTLKSDVLFNFNKATLKPEGQQALDQMYSQLSNLDPKDGSVVVLGFTDRIGSDAYNQGLSEKRAQSVVDYLISKGIPSDKISARGMGESNPVTGNTCDNVKARAALIDCLAPDRRVEIEVKGIKDVVTQPQA; encoded by the coding sequence ATGAAAAAGACAGCTATCGCAATTGCAGTGGCACTGGCTGGTTTCGCTACCGTGGCGCAGGCCGCTCCGAAAGATAACACCTGGTACGCTGGTGCTAAAATGGGCTGGTCTCAGTACCATGATATTGGCAACAACCAGATCAACAACGCCGGTCCTACCCACGAAAGCCAACTGGGTGCTGGTGCGTTCGGTGGTTATCAGGTTAACCCGTACGTTGGTTTTGAAATGGGTTACGACTGGTTGGGTCGTATGCCGTACAAAGGCTACACCGACGCGACTCACAACAACGGCGCTTTCAAAGCTCAGGGCGTTCAGCTGACCGCTAAACTGGGTTACCCAATCACTGACGATCTGGACGTTTATACCCGTCTGGGTGGTATGGTTTGGCGTGCAGACGCTAAAAACAACACTGGCTTCAAAGACCACGACACTGGTGTATCCCCAGTATTCGCTGGTGGCGTAGAGTATGCAATTACTCCTGAAATCGCTACCCGTCTGGAATACCAGTGGACCAACAACATCGGTGACGCGAACACCGTTGGTGGTCGTCCGGATAACGGTCTGTTGAGCGTTGGTGTTTCTTACCGTTTCGGTCAGCAGGAAGAAGCAGCTCCAGTAGTTGTTGCTCCGGCTCCGGCTCCAGAAGTACAGACCAAGCACTTCACTCTGAAGTCTGACGTTCTGTTCAACTTCAACAAAGCAACTCTGAAACCAGAAGGTCAGCAGGCTCTGGACCAGATGTACAGCCAGCTGAGCAACCTGGATCCGAAAGACGGTTCCGTAGTGGTTCTGGGCTTCACTGACCGCATCGGTTCTGACGCTTACAACCAGGGTCTGTCCGAGAAACGTGCTCAGTCCGTTGTTGATTACCTGATCTCTAAAGGTATTCCTTCTGACAAAATCTCTGCACGTGGCATGGGCGAATCCAACCCGGTTACTGGCAACACCTGTGACAACGTGAAAGCTCGCGCTGCACTGATCGACTGCCTGGCTCCGGATCGTCGTGTTGAGATCGAAGTTAAAGGTATCAAAGACGTTGTAACTCAGCCTCAGGCTTAA